Proteins from a genomic interval of Zonotrichia albicollis isolate bZonAlb1 chromosome 18, bZonAlb1.hap1, whole genome shotgun sequence:
- the CFAP73 gene encoding cilia- and flagella-associated protein 73 isoform X1: protein MEPELEERVREALRDKLRLLLSPRSPAELRSARGRTGTARSPATLPPSTRVLLKRREVAEAERELQNQRQEFQQRMQHLAQRRQQLARRREQHRDAVLRFESFLKAVAARRERELRRADEERAREAAEQAESARLRRELERLRRHRESLARRLRSLRPFGDYLRDVLATTEQFQDVPAMLVHLGVLAEVRAALAREAEAGQEQLAQGRAQLQRYRQESSTQLVGTRNELARLHTRLEAARQDVLQWESCWTHIQSTATQKTLLLGQIKLAVLNLFQQTTAQLRIPTDRAQEDTKAQLDTVLLCMKALSDICATDRHPQHHRSVRLLQGHK from the exons ATGGAGCCGGAGCTGGAGGAGCGGGTGCGAGAGGCGTTGCGGGACAAGCTGCGGCTGCT gctctccCCCCGCAGCCCGGCCGAGCTGCGATCAGCCCGTGGCAGGACGGGGACAGCGCGGAGCCCCGCCACGCTCCCTCCATCCACCCGTGTGCTGCTGAAGAGGCGGGAGGTGGCGGAGGCGGAGCGGGAGCTGCAGAACCAGCGGCAG GAGTTCCAGCAGCGGATGCAGCACCTGGCGCAGCGCCGGCAGCAGCTGGCCCGGAGGCGAGAGCAGCACCGCGACGCCGTGCTCAGATTCGAGTCCTTCCTCAAg GCGGTGGCGGCCCGGCGGGAGCGGGAGCTGCGGCGGGCAGACGAGGAGCGGGCGCGGGAGGCGGCGGAGCAAGCGGAGAGCGCCCGGCTGCGGCGGGAGCTGGAGCGGCTGCGGCGGCACCGGGAGAGCCTGGCCCGGCGCCTGCGGAGCCTCCGGCCCTTCGGGGACTACCTGCGGGACGTGCTGGCCACCACGGAGCAG TTCCAGGACGTGCCGGCCATGCTGGTGCATTTGGGGGTGCTGGCGGAGGTGCGGGCAGCCCTGGCACGGGAGGCAGAAGccgggcaggagcagctggcccagggcagggcacagctccagcgGTACCGTCAGGAGAGCAGCACCCAGCTCGTGGGCACCAGGAACGAGCTGGCACGGCTCCACACGCGCCTGGAGGCTGCCCGGCAGGATGTGCTACAGTGG GAGTCCTGCTGGACCCACATCCAGAGCACAGCCACCCAGAAgaccctgctgctggggcagatcaAGCTGGCTGTGCTGAACCTCTTCCAGCAaaccacagcacagctcaggatCCCCACGGACAGAGCTCAGGAGGACACAAAGGCCCAGCTGGACACG gtgctgctcTGTATGAAGGCTCTGTCTGACATCTGTGCCACTGACAGACACCCACAGCACCACAGGAGTGTCAGGCTGCTTCAGGGCCACAAATAG
- the CFAP73 gene encoding cilia- and flagella-associated protein 73 isoform X4, which yields MGWFESGSPPASSPGAFPVPSTVPSQRRSEPSQENPRELREPLAAPGNSVVLPAPPRLSRSQLLRRPRARRRHRRDGAGAGGAGARGVAGQAAAAAVAARRERELRRADEERAREAAEQAESARLRRELERLRRHRESLARRLRSLRPFGDYLRDVLATTEQFQDVPAMLVHLGVLAEVRAALAREAEAGQEQLAQGRAQLQRYRQESSTQLVGTRNELARLHTRLEAARQDVLQWESCWTHIQSTATQKTLLLGQIKLAVLNLFQQTTAQLRIPTDRAQEDTKAQLDTVLLCMKALSDICATDRHPQHHRSVRLLQGHK from the exons ATGGGATGGTTTGAGAGTGGGAGCCCCCCTGCAAGCAGCCCtggtgcattccctgtgcccagcactgtGCCCTCGCAGCGGCGCTCGGAGCCGAGCCAGGAAAATCCCCGGGAGCTGCGGGAGCCTCTGGCTGCCCCTGGCAACTCTGTtgtgctgccagcccctcctcGGCTGTCCCGGTCCCAGCTCCTCCGCAGGCCTCGGGCGAGGAGGAGGCACCGCCGAGATGGAGCCGGAGCTGGAGGAGCGGGTGCGAGAGGCGTTGCGGGACAAGCTGCGGCTGCT GCGGTGGCGGCCCGGCGGGAGCGGGAGCTGCGGCGGGCAGACGAGGAGCGGGCGCGGGAGGCGGCGGAGCAAGCGGAGAGCGCCCGGCTGCGGCGGGAGCTGGAGCGGCTGCGGCGGCACCGGGAGAGCCTGGCCCGGCGCCTGCGGAGCCTCCGGCCCTTCGGGGACTACCTGCGGGACGTGCTGGCCACCACGGAGCAG TTCCAGGACGTGCCGGCCATGCTGGTGCATTTGGGGGTGCTGGCGGAGGTGCGGGCAGCCCTGGCACGGGAGGCAGAAGccgggcaggagcagctggcccagggcagggcacagctccagcgGTACCGTCAGGAGAGCAGCACCCAGCTCGTGGGCACCAGGAACGAGCTGGCACGGCTCCACACGCGCCTGGAGGCTGCCCGGCAGGATGTGCTACAGTGG GAGTCCTGCTGGACCCACATCCAGAGCACAGCCACCCAGAAgaccctgctgctggggcagatcaAGCTGGCTGTGCTGAACCTCTTCCAGCAaaccacagcacagctcaggatCCCCACGGACAGAGCTCAGGAGGACACAAAGGCCCAGCTGGACACG gtgctgctcTGTATGAAGGCTCTGTCTGACATCTGTGCCACTGACAGACACCCACAGCACCACAGGAGTGTCAGGCTGCTTCAGGGCCACAAATAG
- the CFAP73 gene encoding cilia- and flagella-associated protein 73 isoform X2, whose translation MEPELEERVREALRDKLRLLLSPRSPAELRSARGRTGTARSPATLPPSTRVLLKRREVAEAERELQNQRQEFQQRMQHLAQRRQQLARRREQHRDAVLRFESFLKAVAARRERELRRADEERAREAAEQAESARLRRELERLRRHRESLARRLRSLRPFGDYLRDVLATTEQDVPAMLVHLGVLAEVRAALAREAEAGQEQLAQGRAQLQRYRQESSTQLVGTRNELARLHTRLEAARQDVLQWESCWTHIQSTATQKTLLLGQIKLAVLNLFQQTTAQLRIPTDRAQEDTKAQLDTVLLCMKALSDICATDRHPQHHRSVRLLQGHK comes from the exons ATGGAGCCGGAGCTGGAGGAGCGGGTGCGAGAGGCGTTGCGGGACAAGCTGCGGCTGCT gctctccCCCCGCAGCCCGGCCGAGCTGCGATCAGCCCGTGGCAGGACGGGGACAGCGCGGAGCCCCGCCACGCTCCCTCCATCCACCCGTGTGCTGCTGAAGAGGCGGGAGGTGGCGGAGGCGGAGCGGGAGCTGCAGAACCAGCGGCAG GAGTTCCAGCAGCGGATGCAGCACCTGGCGCAGCGCCGGCAGCAGCTGGCCCGGAGGCGAGAGCAGCACCGCGACGCCGTGCTCAGATTCGAGTCCTTCCTCAAg GCGGTGGCGGCCCGGCGGGAGCGGGAGCTGCGGCGGGCAGACGAGGAGCGGGCGCGGGAGGCGGCGGAGCAAGCGGAGAGCGCCCGGCTGCGGCGGGAGCTGGAGCGGCTGCGGCGGCACCGGGAGAGCCTGGCCCGGCGCCTGCGGAGCCTCCGGCCCTTCGGGGACTACCTGCGGGACGTGCTGGCCACCACGGAGCAG GACGTGCCGGCCATGCTGGTGCATTTGGGGGTGCTGGCGGAGGTGCGGGCAGCCCTGGCACGGGAGGCAGAAGccgggcaggagcagctggcccagggcagggcacagctccagcgGTACCGTCAGGAGAGCAGCACCCAGCTCGTGGGCACCAGGAACGAGCTGGCACGGCTCCACACGCGCCTGGAGGCTGCCCGGCAGGATGTGCTACAGTGG GAGTCCTGCTGGACCCACATCCAGAGCACAGCCACCCAGAAgaccctgctgctggggcagatcaAGCTGGCTGTGCTGAACCTCTTCCAGCAaaccacagcacagctcaggatCCCCACGGACAGAGCTCAGGAGGACACAAAGGCCCAGCTGGACACG gtgctgctcTGTATGAAGGCTCTGTCTGACATCTGTGCCACTGACAGACACCCACAGCACCACAGGAGTGTCAGGCTGCTTCAGGGCCACAAATAG
- the PEBP1 gene encoding phosphatidylethanolamine-binding protein 1, protein MPLDLAKWDGPLSLSEVEQKPAHPLRVKYGSVEIDELGKVLTPTQVQHRPTSIEWDGCDPQKLYTLVLTDPDAPSRKDPKFREWHHFLVTNMKGNNVGSGTVMSDYVGSGPPKGTGLHRYVWLVYEQPQQLACSEPVLSNRSGDKRGKFKVAAFRSKYGLGAPVAGTCYQAEWDDYVPKLYEQLSGK, encoded by the exons ATGCCGCTGGACCTGGCTAAGTGGGACGGGCCGCTGAGCCTCTCCGAGGTGGAGCAGAAGCCAGCGCACCCGCTGAGGGTCAAGTATGGCTCCGTGGAGATCGACGAGCTGGGCAAGGTGCTCACGCCCACTCAG GTCCAGCATCGCCCCACCAGCATCGAGTGGGACGGCTGCGATCCCCAGAAGCTTTACACCCTGGTTCTCACGGACCCTGATGCGCCCAGTCGGAAGGACCCGAAGTTCAG GGAGTGGCATCACTTCCTGGTGACCAACATGAAGGGCAACAACGTGGGCAGCGGGACCGTCATGTCGGATTACGTTGGCTCCGGGCCTCCCAAGGGAACAG GGCTGCACCGCTACGTGTGGCTGGTGTACGAGCAGCCGCAGCAGCTGGCCTGCAGCGAGCCCGTGCTCTCCAACCGCTCCGGGGACAAGCGCGGCAAGTTCAAGGTGGCCGCGTTCCGCAGCAAGTACGGGCTGGGGGCGCCTGTGGCGGGCACCTGCTACCAGGCCGAGTGGGACGATTACGTGCCCAAGCTCTACGAGCAGCTCTCGGGGAAGTAG
- the CFAP73 gene encoding cilia- and flagella-associated protein 73 isoform X3 — MEPELEERVREALRDKLRLLPAELRSARGRTGTARSPATLPPSTRVLLKRREVAEAERELQNQRQEFQQRMQHLAQRRQQLARRREQHRDAVLRFESFLKAVAARRERELRRADEERAREAAEQAESARLRRELERLRRHRESLARRLRSLRPFGDYLRDVLATTEQFQDVPAMLVHLGVLAEVRAALAREAEAGQEQLAQGRAQLQRYRQESSTQLVGTRNELARLHTRLEAARQDVLQWESCWTHIQSTATQKTLLLGQIKLAVLNLFQQTTAQLRIPTDRAQEDTKAQLDTVLLCMKALSDICATDRHPQHHRSVRLLQGHK; from the exons ATGGAGCCGGAGCTGGAGGAGCGGGTGCGAGAGGCGTTGCGGGACAAGCTGCGGCTGCT CCCGGCCGAGCTGCGATCAGCCCGTGGCAGGACGGGGACAGCGCGGAGCCCCGCCACGCTCCCTCCATCCACCCGTGTGCTGCTGAAGAGGCGGGAGGTGGCGGAGGCGGAGCGGGAGCTGCAGAACCAGCGGCAG GAGTTCCAGCAGCGGATGCAGCACCTGGCGCAGCGCCGGCAGCAGCTGGCCCGGAGGCGAGAGCAGCACCGCGACGCCGTGCTCAGATTCGAGTCCTTCCTCAAg GCGGTGGCGGCCCGGCGGGAGCGGGAGCTGCGGCGGGCAGACGAGGAGCGGGCGCGGGAGGCGGCGGAGCAAGCGGAGAGCGCCCGGCTGCGGCGGGAGCTGGAGCGGCTGCGGCGGCACCGGGAGAGCCTGGCCCGGCGCCTGCGGAGCCTCCGGCCCTTCGGGGACTACCTGCGGGACGTGCTGGCCACCACGGAGCAG TTCCAGGACGTGCCGGCCATGCTGGTGCATTTGGGGGTGCTGGCGGAGGTGCGGGCAGCCCTGGCACGGGAGGCAGAAGccgggcaggagcagctggcccagggcagggcacagctccagcgGTACCGTCAGGAGAGCAGCACCCAGCTCGTGGGCACCAGGAACGAGCTGGCACGGCTCCACACGCGCCTGGAGGCTGCCCGGCAGGATGTGCTACAGTGG GAGTCCTGCTGGACCCACATCCAGAGCACAGCCACCCAGAAgaccctgctgctggggcagatcaAGCTGGCTGTGCTGAACCTCTTCCAGCAaaccacagcacagctcaggatCCCCACGGACAGAGCTCAGGAGGACACAAAGGCCCAGCTGGACACG gtgctgctcTGTATGAAGGCTCTGTCTGACATCTGTGCCACTGACAGACACCCACAGCACCACAGGAGTGTCAGGCTGCTTCAGGGCCACAAATAG
- the VSIG10 gene encoding LOW QUALITY PROTEIN: V-set and immunoglobulin domain-containing protein 10 (The sequence of the model RefSeq protein was modified relative to this genomic sequence to represent the inferred CDS: inserted 2 bases in 1 codon): MAAARSGGCEAAGPAAWTNPVTGPSRAWRAGPPGRARPPSLPRPVPGAAAGQHRLRGAPXQRRTAMQRLGGMPPARLVLALCFWRLVPRREAAGTDEVVFGQVGGNILLLCRNVSKEATEVVWFQGDPQSFPPLFSSRVSFPPDVRFSLVDNSSLSISELRVQDEGNYTCREVLNKTDHEHRVQLLVANPPQAAPKCWAESSSSGQMLQLFCSWPGGYPHPTLHWREEGQDLENSSWVISSTSSSDTHVETLNSSHLAHRKVFTCVGSHVVKQEQPACTVEIKLPSLESEPPQTCFVGDNVTLTCRVTESTPAARLSWLRDISQPQQEIQPGGRFLIAQEGNVSRLTIQNCSQATDGGCYVCKAQNPVGLRELFVCLTVKQPVNIVGVVGAVVVLSLLTVLTVTGVVLYYNPLLCLRGAAFRNADSGDVLVLVDSEDDEEGKGSEEALGGCTEHEAVALVSGSRAQAAHLNHLPEGDDDELHSGVSAQDVREETRGS; the protein is encoded by the exons ATGGCGGCCGCCCGAAGCGGGGGCTGTGAGGCGGCGGGACCCGCTGCATGGACGAACCCCGTCACGGGCCCCTCACGGGCCTGGCGGGCGGGTCCCCCCGGCCGGGCACGCCCGCCCTCCCTTCCCAGGCCTGTCCCCGGGGCGGCGGCCGGGCAGCACCGCCTCCGCGGGGCTCC CCAGCGGCGCACAGCCATGCAGCGCCTCGGCGGGATGCCGCCGGCGCGGCTCGTCCTCGCCCTTTGCTTCTGGAGGCTGGTGCCGCGCCGGGAGGCCGCAG GAACAGATGAAGTGGTTTTTGGACAGGTGGGAGGAAACATCCTCCTCTTGTGCCGCAACGTGTCCAAGGAAGCCACCGAGGTGGTCTGGTTCCAAGGGGATCCGCAATCCTTCCCACCTCTCTTCTCCTCGAGGGTCTCCTTCCCCCCCGATGTCCGCTTCTCCCTGGTGGACAACAGCTCCCTGAGCATCTCCGAGCTGCGTGTGCAGGACGAGGGCAACTACACCTGCAGGGAAGTGCTGAACAAGACGGACCACGAGCACAGGGTGCAGCTCCTGGTGGCCA ATCCCCCACAGGCAGCCCCAAAGTGCTGGGCTGAGAGCTCCTCATCAGGGCAGATGCTGCAGCTGTTCTGCAGCTGGCCGGGAGggtacccccaccccaccctgcactggagagaagaggggcaggacTTGGAGAACTCCAGCTGGGTCATCAGCTCCACCAGCTCCTCAGACACCCACGTGGAGACCCTCAACAGCTCCCACCTCGCCCACAGGAAAGTCTTCACGTGTGTGGGCAGCCACGTGgtgaagcaggagcagcctgccTGCACTGTGGAGATAA AACTCCCTTCCCTGGAGTCTGAGCCCCCTCAGACCTGCTTTGTGGGTGACAACGTGACCCTGACGTGCCGGGTGACCGAGAGCACGCCGGCAGCCCGGCTCAGCTGGCTCAGGGAcatctcccagccccagcaggagaTCCAGCCTGGAGGGAGGTTCCTCATTGCCCAGGAGGGCAACGTGTCCAGGCTCACCATCCAGAACTGCTCCCAGGCCACCGATGGGGGCTGCTACGTCTGCAAGGCCCAGAACCCCGTGGGGCTCAGGGAGCTCTTCGTGTGCCTCACGGTGAAAC AGCCGGTGAACATCGTTGGGGTCGTGGGTGCTGTGGTGGTGCTGTCCCTCCTGACTGTTCTCACCGTCACCGGGGTTGTGTTGTACTACAATCCCCTCCTGTGCCTCAGAG GTGCTGCATTCAG GAATGCAGACTCAGGGGATGTCCTAGTGCTGGTGGACTCTGAAGATGACGAGGAGGGGAAGGGGTCTGAGGAGGCCCTGGGCGGCTGCACCGAGCACGAGGCCGTGGCACTGGTCAGTGGGAGCAGGGCCCAGGCTGCTCACCTGAACCACCTCCCAGAAG GTGATGATGATGAGCTCCACAGTGGGGTCTCTGCACAGGATGTGAGAGAAGAGACACGAGGCTCATAG
- the CFAP73 gene encoding cilia- and flagella-associated protein 73 isoform X5: MEPELEERVREALRDKLRLLLSPRSPAELRSARGRTGTARSPATLPPSTRVLLKRREVAEAERELQNQRQEFQQRMQHLAQRRQQLARRREQHRDAVLRFESFLKAVAARRERELRRADEERAREAAEQAESARLRRELERLRRHRESLARRLRSLRPFGDYLRDVLATTEQFQDVPAMLVHLGVLAEVRAALAREAEAGQEQLAQGRAQLQRYRQESSTQLVGTRNELARLHTRLEAARQDVLQWESCWTHIQSTATQKTLLLGQIKLAVLNLFQQTTAQLRIPTDRAQEDTKAQLDTALISTGAALYEGSV; encoded by the exons ATGGAGCCGGAGCTGGAGGAGCGGGTGCGAGAGGCGTTGCGGGACAAGCTGCGGCTGCT gctctccCCCCGCAGCCCGGCCGAGCTGCGATCAGCCCGTGGCAGGACGGGGACAGCGCGGAGCCCCGCCACGCTCCCTCCATCCACCCGTGTGCTGCTGAAGAGGCGGGAGGTGGCGGAGGCGGAGCGGGAGCTGCAGAACCAGCGGCAG GAGTTCCAGCAGCGGATGCAGCACCTGGCGCAGCGCCGGCAGCAGCTGGCCCGGAGGCGAGAGCAGCACCGCGACGCCGTGCTCAGATTCGAGTCCTTCCTCAAg GCGGTGGCGGCCCGGCGGGAGCGGGAGCTGCGGCGGGCAGACGAGGAGCGGGCGCGGGAGGCGGCGGAGCAAGCGGAGAGCGCCCGGCTGCGGCGGGAGCTGGAGCGGCTGCGGCGGCACCGGGAGAGCCTGGCCCGGCGCCTGCGGAGCCTCCGGCCCTTCGGGGACTACCTGCGGGACGTGCTGGCCACCACGGAGCAG TTCCAGGACGTGCCGGCCATGCTGGTGCATTTGGGGGTGCTGGCGGAGGTGCGGGCAGCCCTGGCACGGGAGGCAGAAGccgggcaggagcagctggcccagggcagggcacagctccagcgGTACCGTCAGGAGAGCAGCACCCAGCTCGTGGGCACCAGGAACGAGCTGGCACGGCTCCACACGCGCCTGGAGGCTGCCCGGCAGGATGTGCTACAGTGG GAGTCCTGCTGGACCCACATCCAGAGCACAGCCACCCAGAAgaccctgctgctggggcagatcaAGCTGGCTGTGCTGAACCTCTTCCAGCAaaccacagcacagctcaggatCCCCACGGACAGAGCTCAGGAGGACACAAAGGCCCAGCTGGACACG GCTCTCAtctccacaggtgctgctcTGTATGAAGGCTCTGTCTGA